One genomic window of Anticarsia gemmatalis isolate Benzon Research Colony breed Stoneville strain chromosome 23, ilAntGemm2 primary, whole genome shotgun sequence includes the following:
- the LOC142983261 gene encoding uncharacterized protein LOC142983261, protein MDYKISAVSLLLVACVAAQFDDFGGGYEGYHKSPVHLHQQQNLDDGHEGHGEDFDLDYHAHPKYSFDYSVKDPHTGDQKEHWETRDGDKVKGTYTLIETDGTKRVVEYEADDKNGFNAVVHKIGTPKHEEYEPKYEAKYEPKFEAKFEAKPAHEPVHYQQDYGFDDGFVPIAGGFEH, encoded by the exons AGTGCCGTCTCCCTCCTACTGGTCGCGTGCGTGGCGGCCCAGTTCGACGACTTCGGCGGTGGCTACGAGGGCTACCACAAGTCGCCGGTGCACCTTCATCAGCAGCAGAACCTGGACGATGGCCACGAAGGACATGGAGAGGACTTTGACTTGGATTACCAT GCGCATCCCAAGTACTCGTTCGACTACTCCGTGAAAGACCCTCACACCGGTGACCAGAAGGAACATTGGGAGACCAGGGACGGAGACAAAGTTAAAG GTACCTACACCCTAATAGAAACAGACGGAACAAAACGCGTAGTGGAATACGAAGCGGACGACAAGAACGGCTTCAACGCGGTAGTCCACAAAATTGGTACACCGAAACATGAAGAATATGAGCCTAAGTACGAAGCTAAGTATGAACCTAAGTTTGAAGCTAAGTTTGAAGCTAAGCCTGCCCATGAGCCGGTACATTATCAACAGGACTATGGGTTCGACGATGGTTTTGTGCCTATCGCTGGGGGATTTGAACATTAG